A stretch of Xenopus laevis strain J_2021 chromosome 8S, Xenopus_laevis_v10.1, whole genome shotgun sequence DNA encodes these proteins:
- the arhgap30.S gene encoding Rho GTPase activating protein 30 S homeolog (The RefSeq protein has 4 substitutions compared to this genomic sequence), whose amino-acid sequence MSLAMKARQKVRKKATKDKTFGCDLLEHLTISGLEVPQVLRSCTEFVEEHGIVDGIYRLCGIASNVHKLRQEFDLERQPNLSKDTYLQDVHCVSSLCKAYFRELPNPLLTYQLYDKFADAVAIQLEEQRLIKIKEVMNELPLPHYRTLEYLMRHLLHMASFSSQTNMHARNLAIVWAPNLLRSKDIESSGFNGTAAFMEVRIQSIVVEFMLTHVEQLFGDMPLAGSEHCSITSVNSPSCVREDYFRSLTYNIPSVLHQGDGPPQMRPYHTIIELSDHKRKGSLKAKKWKSIFNLGRSNNDSKRKANKQDEKDSDKTGKVSLRPAKSMDSLSSVPHASDAMDSENRSLMRSRSPKSMIPLHRDSFGAQSKPGNDYTFSGEQPIQPETCNQTAYEEESKSEPTTPKPRRSSIVASPQGRSPKSAQNRAEKCLGVHISEPFSVTLPRHITSNLSRLTRGLECPSLTNPGLQRSSEKISSAEESPPQSKLVNPSIDPEDYSAIKSAMLNDIELLISEIHLDTLMPDEVTECMESDGDLVMNELKSSANSDRSLDTVQEKPGFRHPELITERDQVDPNVKGKGSPFATTDKQNPDTEKKRISLEVQDTFSFLDKQDMTAESSALDADEAEEELQGYGSGWVPGEEELRNAYMTDMITSCVQTEEFSVEPPPDDLSTEDDEDMYSMPADCLDILENSKDIDNNSDDIFLSAYDELSPLAHETSTMFVVENSTDLLTNETELDKSICQNLNSDSNWDVNKATQLELEAPIMQHTINISTEALQDSMEDPSVQDGGSYIPETNATSEKDKSKHGLTQCKDSTELLHASLQKAHLHLLNLGFKTTDNKQVSKPAPCLDLNMFMLDMQQENSKGLVCSAECDGTSADNMQLTDCVRPASEKVLLTDTSALENVLLIDTPASESVLLTETPASENVLLTETPASESVLLTDTSASENVLLIDTPASESVLLIDTPTSVLLTDTPAAENILLTDIPASEHVLLTDTPASEHFLLTDIPASEHVLLTDTPVSENVLLTDIPASEHVLLTDTPASENTLLTDTPVSENIILRDKPASKNILLTDKPASKNILLTDIPASENILLTDTPVSENILLVSENIPLIDTPVSENILLTDPPASEHVLLTETTDSVQQVEGLDHKHLTKCSDQDTSICRQVTPLEKTEIELIPAVFPDGSVSMTLSTTPHRIHQVKSVPVVPPKPQFAKLPPALKSKIHVSPASNKSKDMGSQKTDSITTVEVGNPCSQSPQGKMRSSWKSGGSISFDTAVAQARERQMSQYPIRRMQTYCVGESHHVLDTTKEDVTLHRQKVAQKQGGGRPHSCVVALNSLEVTIKGNNIDEDTKRSQLLQDCKYVMSQEAIMAPDGQSLWNRQSMSRLGKQTSTEELSETCQKPQRRSLL is encoded by the exons ATGTCGCTTGCAATGAAGGCCAGGCAGAAGGTGAGGAAGAAAGCCACCAAAGACAAAACCTTTGGATGTGATTTACTGGAACATCTCACCATTTCTGGACTAGAAG TTCCCCAGGTGTTGAGAAGCTGCACAGAGTTTGTGGAGGAACATGGAATAGTCGATGGGATCTACAGGCTGTGCGGCATTGCCTCCAATGTCCATAAGTTAAG GCAGGAGTTCGATTTGGAGCGCCAGCCAAACCTAAGTAAGGACACCTACCTACAAGATGTGCACTGCGTCAGCTCTCTGTGCAAAGCCTATTTCAGGGAGTTACCCAACCCACTGCTGACCTATCAGCTCTATGATAAATTTGCT GATGCTGTGGCGATCCAGCTTGAGGAACAACGACTTATAAAGATTAAGGAGGTGATGAATGAACTTCCACTCCCACATTACAG GACTCTGGAGTATCTAATGAGGCATCTGCTACACATGGCTTCCTTCAGCTCTCAAACAAACATGCATGCACGGAACCTGGCTATAGTATGGGCCCCTAACCTGCTCAG ATCTAAGGATATTGAATCATCTGGCTTTAATGGCACAGCGGCATTCATGGAGGTCCGAATCCAATCCATTGTAGTGGAATTCATGCTAACACATGTGGAGCAGCTGTTTGGGGACATGCCTCTGGCTG GAAGTGAGCACTGCTCTATAACAAGTGTGAATTCGCCATCTTGTGTCCGTGAGGATTATTTCCGCTCCCTGACCTATAACATACCAAGTGTGCTACACCAGGGTGATGGGCCCCCGCAGATGCGCCCTTACCACACCATCATTGAGCTTTCTGATCACAA GCGAAAGGGTTCCTTGAAAGCAAAGAAATGGAAATCCATTTTCAACCTTGGCAGATCCAACAACGATTCCAAGCGCAAAGCAAACAAGCAGGATGAGAAAGACTCAG ACAAAACAGGCAAAGTGAGTCTTCGACCGGCAAAAAGCATGGACTCCCTTAGTTCTGTGCCTCATGCATCGGATG CAATGGATTCTGAGAACAGAAGCCTGATGAGAAGCAGATCTCCTAAAAGTATGATCCCCTTGCACAGGGACAGTTTTGGGGCTCAGTCTAAGCCAGGTAATGACTACACATTTTCAGGGGAACAACCCATCCAACCAGAGACATGTAATCAAACAGCCTATGAAGAAGAATCTAAGTCTGAACCAACAACACCAAAACCAAGAAGGTCATCTATTGTGGCAAGCCCACAAGGAAGATCCCCCAAAAGTGCTCAGAATCGAGCAGAGAAATGTTTAGGAGTCCATATCTCAGAGCCATTTTCTGTTACTCTACCTCGCCATATCACTTCAAACTTGTCCCGTCTGACCAGAGGTTTGGAGTGTCCAAGTCTCACAAATCCTGGGTTGCAGAGAAGTTCTGAGAAGATTTCTTCAGCAGAGGAAAACCCACCTCAATCAAAGCTGGTAAATCCCAGTATAGACCCTGAAGATTACAGTGCAATCAAATCAGCCATGTTGAATGACATTGAACTTCTCATAAGTGAAATACATTTGGACACACTGATGCCTGATGAAGTAACAGAATGTATGGAAAGCGATGGGGACCTTGTTATGAATGAACTGAAATCTTCTGCTAACTCTGACAGAAGCCTTGATACAGTGCAAGAGAAACCAGGCTTCAGACACCCTGAACTTATCACTGAAAGGGACCAAGTGGACCCAAATGTCAAAGGAAAAGGTTCCCCATTTG CTACTACAGATAAGCAGAATccagacacagagaaaaaaagaatttctctTGAAGTTCAagacacattttcatttttggataAGCCAGATATGACAGCAGAGATCAGTGCATTGGATGCTGATGAGGCAGAGGAGGAACTGCAGGGATATGGTTCTGGCTGGGTTCCAGGGGAGGAGGAACTTCGGAATGCATACATGACTGACATGATTACATCCTGTGTGCAG ACAGAGGAATTTTCAGTGGAGCCTCCACCAGATGACCTCTCTACAGAAGATGACGAAGATATGTACTCCATGCCAGCAGATTGCTTGGACATTTTAGAGAATTCAAAAGATATTGACAACAATTCAGATGACATATTTCTGAGTGCCTATGATGAACTCAGCCCCCTGGCCCATGAAACAAGCACAATGTTTGTGGTAGAAAATTCAACGGACTTGTTGACAAATGAAACTGAATTGGACAAAAGCATTTGTCAGAATTTAAACAGTGATTCTAATTGGGACGTCAATAAAGCAACACAATTGGAATTAGAGGCTCCCATTATGCAGCACACTATAAACATTTCTACAGAAGCCTTGCAAGATAGCATGGAAGACCCCTCAGTACAAGATGGTGGCAGTTACATCCCTGAGACTAATGCTACATCAGAAAAAGACAAGTCCAAGCATGGTTTAATGCAATGTAAAGATTCTACAGAACTGTTACACGCCAGTTTACAAAAGGCTCACCTACATCTTTTGAACCTTGGTTTTAAGACCACTGATAATAAACAAGTGTCGAAACCAGCTCCATGTTTAGATCTAAACATGTTCATGCTGGATATGCAGCAAGAGAATAGCAAAGGCCTGGTGTGCTCTGCTGAATGTGATGGAACCAGTGCAGATAACATGCAACTTACTGACTGTGTAAGACCAGCTTCTGAGAAAGTTCTACTAACAGATACATCAGCTTTAGAGAATGTTCTACTAATAGATACACCAGCATCAGAGAGTGTTCTACTAACAGAAACACCAGCATCAGAGAATGTTCTACTAACAGAAACACCAGCATCAGAGAGTGTTCTACTAACAGATACATCAGCATCAGAGAATGTTCTACTAATAGATACACCAGCATCAGAGAGTGTTCTACTAATAGATACGCCAACTTCTGTTCTATTAACAGATACACCAGCTGCAGAGAATATTCTACTAACAGATATACCAGCTTCAGAGCATGTTCTACTAACAGATACACCAGCTTCAGAGCATTTTCTACTAACAGATATACCAGCTTCAGAGCATGTTCTACTAACAGATACACCAGTTTCAGAAAATGTTCTACTAACAGATATACCAGCTTCAGAGCATGTTCTACTAACAGATACACCAGCATCAGAGAATACTCTACTAACAGATACACCAGTTTCAGAAAATATTATACTAAGAGATAAACCAGCTTCAAAGAATATCCTACTAACAGATAAACCCGCTTCAAAGAATATCCTACTAACAGATATACCAGCTTCAGAGAATATTCTACTAACAGATACACCAGTTTCAGAAAATATTCTACTAGTTTCAGAGAATATTCCACTAATAGATACACCAGTTTCAGAAAATATTCTACTAACAGATCCACCAGCTTCAGAGCATGTTCTACTAACAGAGACAACTGATTCAGTCCAACAAGTTGAGGGCCTTGATCACAAGCACTTAACTAAATGTTCTGACCAGGACACCAGTATATGTAGGCAAGTTACCCCACTGGAGAAGACAGAAATTGAATTAATACCCGCAGTGTTCCCTGACGGAAGTGTCTCAATGACACTAAGTACTACTCCTCATAGAATACACCAGGtgaaatctgtacctgttgtgccaccAAAACCACAATTTGCAAAGCTACCCCCTGCCCTCAAAAGTAAAATTCATGTTAGCCCAGCAAGTAATAAATCTAAGGACATGGGAAGCCAGAAAACAGACAGTATCACCACTGTAGAGGTAGGGAATCCTTGTAGTCAGTCTCCCCAAGGAAAGATGCGTTCCAGCTGGAAAAGCGGGGGGAGCATTTCATTTGACACAGCAGTAGCTCAAGCTAGAGAAAGGCAGATGTCCCAATATCCCATCAGGAGAATGCAGACTTACTGTGTTGGGGAATCACACCATGTTCTGGACACCACCAAGGAAGATGTTACTCTGCATCGTCAAAAAGTTGCCCAAAAGCAAGGAGGAGGCAGACCTCACAGCTGTGTTGTGGCGCTAAACTCTTTGGAAGTCACAATTAAAGGAAATAATATTGATGAAGATACAAAAAGAAGTCAATTACTGCAAGACTGTAAGTATGTAATGAGCCAGGAAGCCATAATGGCACCAGATGGGCAGTCACTGTGGAACAGACAAAGCATGTCCCGTCTGGGCAAGCAGACAAGCACTGAAGAACTTTCTGAGACCTGTCAGAAGCCACAGCGCAGATCCCTGCTATAA
- the arhgap30.S gene encoding rho GTPase activating protein 30 S homeolog isoform X1, which produces MNELPLPHYRTLEYLMRHLLHMASFSSQTNMHARNLAIVWAPNLLRSKDIESSGFNGTAAFMEVRIQSIVVEFMLTHVEQLFGDMPLAGSEHCSITSVNSPSCVREDYFRSLTYNIPSVLHQGDGPPQMRPYHTIIELSDHKRKGSLKAKKWKSIFNLGRSNNDSKRKANKQDEKDSDKTGKVSLRPAKSMDSLSSVPHASDAMDSENRSLMRSRSPKSMIPLHRDSFGAQSKPGNDYTFSGEQPIQPETCNQTAYEEESKSEPTTPKPRRSSIVASPQGRSPKSAQNRAEKCLGVHISEPFSVTLPRHITSNLSRLTRGLECPSLTNPGLQRSSEKISSAEENPPQSKLVNPSIDPEDYSAIKSAMLNDIELLISEIHLDTLMPDEVTECMESDGDLVMNELKSSANSDRSLDTVQEKPGFRHPELITERDQVDPNVKGKGSPFATTDKQNPDTEKKRISLEVQDTFSFLDKPDMTAEISALDADEAEEELQGYGSGWVPGEEELRNAYMTDMITSCVQTEEFSVEPPPDDLSTEDDEDMYSMPADCLDILENSKDIDNNSDDIFLSAYDELSPLAHETSTMFVVENSTDLLTNETELDKSICQNLNSDSNWDVNKATQLELEAPIMQHTINISTEALQDSMEDPSVQDGGSYIPETNATSEKDKSKHGLMQCKDSTELLHASLQKAHLHLLNLGFKTTDNKQVSKPAPCLDLNMFMLDMQQENSKGLVCSAECDGTSADNMQLTDCVRPASEKVLLTDTSALENVLLIDTPASESVLLTETPASENVLLTETPASESVLLTDTSASENVLLIDTPASESVLLIDTPTSVLLTDTPAAENILLTDIPASEHVLLTDTPASEHFLLTDIPASEHVLLTDTPVSENVLLTDIPASEHVLLTDTPASENTLLTDTPVSENIILRDKPASKNILLTDKPASKNILLTDIPASENILLTDTPVSENILLVSENIPLIDTPVSENILLTDPPASEHVLLTETTDSVQQVEGLDHKHLTKCSDQDTSICRQVTPLEKTEIELIPAVFPDGSVSMTLSTTPHRIHQVKSVPVVPPKPQFAKLPPALKSKIHVSPASNKSKDMGSQKTDSITTVEVGNPCSQSPQGKMRSSWKSGGSISFDTAVAQARERQMSQYPIRRMQTYCVGESHHVLDTTKEDVTLHRQKVAQKQGGGRPHSCVVALNSLEVTIKGNNIDEDTKRSQLLQDCKYVMSQEAIMAPDGQSLWNRQSMSRLGKQTSTEELSETCQKPQRRSLL; this is translated from the exons ATGAATGAACTTCCACTCCCACATTACAG GACTCTGGAGTATCTAATGAGGCATCTGCTACACATGGCTTCCTTCAGCTCTCAAACAAACATGCATGCACGGAACCTGGCTATAGTATGGGCCCCTAACCTGCTCAG ATCTAAGGATATTGAATCATCTGGCTTTAATGGCACAGCGGCATTCATGGAGGTCCGAATCCAATCCATTGTAGTGGAATTCATGCTAACACATGTGGAGCAGCTGTTTGGGGACATGCCTCTGGCTG GAAGTGAGCACTGCTCTATAACAAGTGTGAATTCGCCATCTTGTGTCCGTGAGGATTATTTCCGCTCCCTGACCTATAACATACCAAGTGTGCTACACCAGGGTGATGGGCCCCCGCAGATGCGCCCTTACCACACCATCATTGAGCTTTCTGATCACAA GCGAAAGGGTTCCTTGAAAGCAAAGAAATGGAAATCCATTTTCAACCTTGGCAGATCCAACAACGATTCCAAGCGCAAAGCAAACAAGCAGGATGAGAAAGACTCAG ACAAAACAGGCAAAGTGAGTCTTCGACCGGCAAAAAGCATGGACTCCCTTAGTTCTGTGCCTCATGCATCGGATG CAATGGATTCTGAGAACAGAAGCCTGATGAGAAGCAGATCTCCTAAAAGTATGATCCCCTTGCACAGGGACAGTTTTGGGGCTCAGTCTAAGCCAGGTAATGACTACACATTTTCAGGGGAACAACCCATCCAACCAGAGACATGTAATCAAACAGCCTATGAAGAAGAATCTAAGTCTGAACCAACAACACCAAAACCAAGAAGGTCATCTATTGTGGCAAGCCCACAAGGAAGATCCCCCAAAAGTGCTCAGAATCGAGCAGAGAAATGTTTAGGAGTCCATATCTCAGAGCCATTTTCTGTTACTCTACCTCGCCATATCACTTCAAACTTGTCCCGTCTGACCAGAGGTTTGGAGTGTCCAAGTCTCACAAATCCTGGGTTGCAGAGAAGTTCTGAGAAGATTTCTTCAGCAGAGGAAAACCCACCTCAATCAAAGCTGGTAAATCCCAGTATAGACCCTGAAGATTACAGTGCAATCAAATCAGCCATGTTGAATGACATTGAACTTCTCATAAGTGAAATACATTTGGACACACTGATGCCTGATGAAGTAACAGAATGTATGGAAAGCGATGGGGACCTTGTTATGAATGAACTGAAATCTTCTGCTAACTCTGACAGAAGCCTTGATACAGTGCAAGAGAAACCAGGCTTCAGACACCCTGAACTTATCACTGAAAGGGACCAAGTGGACCCAAATGTCAAAGGAAAAGGTTCCCCATTTG CTACTACAGATAAGCAGAATccagacacagagaaaaaaagaatttctctTGAAGTTCAagacacattttcatttttggataAGCCAGATATGACAGCAGAGATCAGTGCATTGGATGCTGATGAGGCAGAGGAGGAACTGCAGGGATATGGTTCTGGCTGGGTTCCAGGGGAGGAGGAACTTCGGAATGCATACATGACTGACATGATTACATCCTGTGTGCAG ACAGAGGAATTTTCAGTGGAGCCTCCACCAGATGACCTCTCTACAGAAGATGACGAAGATATGTACTCCATGCCAGCAGATTGCTTGGACATTTTAGAGAATTCAAAAGATATTGACAACAATTCAGATGACATATTTCTGAGTGCCTATGATGAACTCAGCCCCCTGGCCCATGAAACAAGCACAATGTTTGTGGTAGAAAATTCAACGGACTTGTTGACAAATGAAACTGAATTGGACAAAAGCATTTGTCAGAATTTAAACAGTGATTCTAATTGGGACGTCAATAAAGCAACACAATTGGAATTAGAGGCTCCCATTATGCAGCACACTATAAACATTTCTACAGAAGCCTTGCAAGATAGCATGGAAGACCCCTCAGTACAAGATGGTGGCAGTTACATCCCTGAGACTAATGCTACATCAGAAAAAGACAAGTCCAAGCATGGTTTAATGCAATGTAAAGATTCTACAGAACTGTTACACGCCAGTTTACAAAAGGCTCACCTACATCTTTTGAACCTTGGTTTTAAGACCACTGATAATAAACAAGTGTCGAAACCAGCTCCATGTTTAGATCTAAACATGTTCATGCTGGATATGCAGCAAGAGAATAGCAAAGGCCTGGTGTGCTCTGCTGAATGTGATGGAACCAGTGCAGATAACATGCAACTTACTGACTGTGTAAGACCAGCTTCTGAGAAAGTTCTACTAACAGATACATCAGCTTTAGAGAATGTTCTACTAATAGATACACCAGCATCAGAGAGTGTTCTACTAACAGAAACACCAGCATCAGAGAATGTTCTACTAACAGAAACACCAGCATCAGAGAGTGTTCTACTAACAGATACATCAGCATCAGAGAATGTTCTACTAATAGATACACCAGCATCAGAGAGTGTTCTACTAATAGATACGCCAACTTCTGTTCTATTAACAGATACACCAGCTGCAGAGAATATTCTACTAACAGATATACCAGCTTCAGAGCATGTTCTACTAACAGATACACCAGCTTCAGAGCATTTTCTACTAACAGATATACCAGCTTCAGAGCATGTTCTACTAACAGATACACCAGTTTCAGAAAATGTTCTACTAACAGATATACCAGCTTCAGAGCATGTTCTACTAACAGATACACCAGCATCAGAGAATACTCTACTAACAGATACACCAGTTTCAGAAAATATTATACTAAGAGATAAACCAGCTTCAAAGAATATCCTACTAACAGATAAACCCGCTTCAAAGAATATCCTACTAACAGATATACCAGCTTCAGAGAATATTCTACTAACAGATACACCAGTTTCAGAAAATATTCTACTAGTTTCAGAGAATATTCCACTAATAGATACACCAGTTTCAGAAAATATTCTACTAACAGATCCACCAGCTTCAGAGCATGTTCTACTAACAGAGACAACTGATTCAGTCCAACAAGTTGAGGGCCTTGATCACAAGCACTTAACTAAATGTTCTGACCAGGACACCAGTATATGTAGGCAAGTTACCCCACTGGAGAAGACAGAAATTGAATTAATACCCGCAGTGTTCCCTGACGGAAGTGTCTCAATGACACTAAGTACTACTCCTCATAGAATACACCAGGtgaaatctgtacctgttgtgccaccAAAACCACAATTTGCAAAGCTACCCCCTGCCCTCAAAAGTAAAATTCATGTTAGCCCAGCAAGTAATAAATCTAAGGACATGGGAAGCCAGAAAACAGACAGTATCACCACTGTAGAGGTAGGGAATCCTTGTAGTCAGTCTCCCCAAGGAAAGATGCGTTCCAGCTGGAAAAGCGGGGGGAGCATTTCATTTGACACAGCAGTAGCTCAAGCTAGAGAAAGGCAGATGTCCCAATATCCCATCAGGAGAATGCAGACTTACTGTGTTGGGGAATCACACCATGTTCTGGACACCACCAAGGAAGATGTTACTCTGCATCGTCAAAAAGTTGCCCAAAAGCAAGGAGGAGGCAGACCTCACAGCTGTGTTGTGGCGCTAAACTCTTTGGAAGTCACAATTAAAGGAAATAATATTGATGAAGATACAAAAAGAAGTCAATTACTGCAAGACTGTAAGTATGTAATGAGCCAGGAAGCCATAATGGCACCAGATGGGCAGTCACTGTGGAACAGACAAAGCATGTCCCGTCTGGGCAAGCAGACAAGCACTGAAGAACTTTCTGAGACCTGTCAGAAGCCACAGCGCAGATCCCTGCTATAA